The DNA sequence GTTAAGATGGCGATTGCGAGAATATAAACGGCTAGGATTGACGGATGTAATGCAGATGTCGCAAAAATATTAAAAACAATGAGCTGGAAAACAGCAAACGTCATTGCACCACTAACTAGGCAACGGCGGAAAATACCGACATTGCTGTCGCGAAGTTTAATGTCATAAAGGCCGACCGATAAATTGGTCACGTTGAATAGGCTAGCGATAGAAATAGGCAACACCCACCACATCTCTTTGTAGGCAGGTAAATACTGAGACCAAAACTCTTCTAAAGCGATAAACAGCCCTATACCAACAAGAAGCCCAATTGACCAATCCATGATCATTAGGGTATTGCTTCTTTGATTTATCGGCTTTTTATGAAATACCTTTTTCAAGTCAATTCCTAATAAATTTATTTTTATTTTTTTACTGGCTAAGGTTAACCGATTGTAACCAAGCTGTCATCGGGAAAAAATATAATAGTTCACATTTATTATGATTTGATTACAATCAATAGTGAATAAAGTATGGATAACTACAACAAGAGTGATTTTGACGTGAAATTTCTAATATTGGTGTTAACTGCATTGTTAATGGTTGGTTGCGCAAATCCACTGCCACCGGCTTCTGTAAAACCTTCTGCTATCGAAAGTGTAGATGATTATTACTACCTAATCGGCCCTGGTGACTCAGTAAATATTTTTGTCTGGCGTAATCCTGAAGTTTCGGGTTCGTTTGTTGTACGACCAGATGGAATGATCACTACTTCTTTAGTAGAGGACATTAAAGTTTCAGGTAAAACTCCAACCCAGCTGGCTCGTGAAATTGAAACGGTTTTGAGTCAATACATCAAGTCGCCGATTGTAACTGTTAGTGTTAGTGGGTTTGTTGGGCCGTTCACGGAGCAAGTCCGTGTGATTGGTGAAGCCTTAAATCCAATGGCGGTCAATTATCGTCAAAATATGACATTGCTTGATCTTATGATTCAGGTGGGGGGATTAACCGAATTTGCCAATGGTAATGGCGCCGTGTTAATTCGCGTCGAAAACGGTGTCCAGAAAGAATATGATATTGAGCTTGATGATTTGATTCAGCAAGGCGATATCAGTGCTAATGTCGATATCTTGCCAGGTGACATCATTATTATCCCAGAAGATTGGTTTTAATTAACACGCGTTAACTCAATTTAAGAAGTATAAGGGAATACCAAATGCAGGATCTGCAGGCCACTATCCAGTTAGTCTTTGACTATCTAAAGGGTATTTGGATTAAAAAGCGATACATCATTATTTCAACCTGGCTAATTTGTCCTATTGGCCTGATTTTAGTGGCTAGGATGCCTGATGTTTATGAGTCAAATGCCAAGGTGTATGCTGACACTCGGTCTATGCTAAAGCCGTTATTGAGAGGTTTGACGGTTCAGACTAACCCTGACGATGAGATCAATATGATCGCTCGTACTTTATTGTCCACACCCAATTTAGAAGATATCGCCCGTCAAGCAGATTTAGATATCAATGCAAATTCAGAAGCTGAATTTAGAACTATCGTGGCATCACTTCGAGATAACATATCACTGCGCCCATCGAATCGAGATAATATTTACTCTATTGCTTACGAACATCCAGATCCAAATAAAGCAAAACAAGTTGTTTTACTTACTCTCGATAAATTTATCGAATCCGCGTTAGGTCAAAATCGCAAAGACAGTGACACAGCGACCAAATTTTTAGATCAACAAATCGAAGAGTATGCAAGACGACTCGCTCAATCAGAGCAAAGAGTGGCCGACTTTAAGAAGCAATATGGTGAGCTTTTGGCGGGTGATTCCTATTACCAGCAACGCGCCTCGTTGGCGAGCCAAATAGAAAGCCTGAATCTAGAGCTCGCTGAAAAAGAAACTCAGCTCAAAAGCTTAAAAAGCAAGTTCAGTGCCGCAACTCCAAGCACAGATGGAGCTGACTCAGTCAATATTCAAACTCAGTATGATCAGCGCATTGCCCAACTTCAAGCTAATTTAGACGATTTGCAAATTCGTTTTACCGAGCAACATCCAGACGTTATCCAAACAAAGGAGCGTTTGGATGTATTGGTCGCGCAGCGCAAAAAAGAAATTGAAGAGATGGTCAAAGGTTTGTCGAGTGGTGAGTTAGCCTCTGGTGGATTGAGCGAAAATGCAATCGTTCAAGAACTAACAATTGTAATTAACAATCTAGAGAGCAATATTGCGTCTCTTAATGTACGTAAAGCTAGTTATCAACAAAAGCTCAAATCGTTAGAAGAAAAAATCGAACTCGTCCCGGATATTGAAGCTAAACGCACAGCTCTTGACCGAGACTACGGTATTACTAAACGTAAATACGAAGAGTTTTTGGCTCGTAAAGAATCAGCTGATATCTCACGAAAAGCCGACTTATCTGCAGAAGAAGTACAATTTAGAATAATAGAGCCGCCGGTTGTGCCTCTAGAGCCATCGGGTCCAAATCGCCCAATGTTTTACACCGTAGTGTTTATTATTAGTATTGGGGCTGGTGTTGTGTTGGCATTTTTGACCAGTCAATTAAACCCAGTAGTCGTCAATGCTTCTCAACTGTCCAATGTTACTGGTAGACCTGTATTAGGGGCGGTTACCGACATTAACTTAGAAGCGATAAAGAAAAAGAATCGGTTTAGAGTTTTTGTATTTGCGTTATCTACGTTAACTGTATTTTGTATTTATATGGCCTTTATGGCGACAGATTTGGTCTTGAGAACAACGCCAATTAAGCTAGTGGAGACATTGTTATGAGTTCAATCGAAAAGGCAATGAGGAAACAGGCTGAAGCAGATAAGAATAAGCAGAACAAACAAAATGAACCTGCAAATGAAGTGAGAGTCTCTGTTACACAAGACACGCAGATAGATTTAAAGCCAGAAGGCCAACAGGTTTTGGCGGAAAAAGCGCCGACTAACGAGCAAGAAACGTTAACAACTGAGCCTTTAATAAACGAAACTACACAGGCTAATTTGGATAAAGACCCTTTAACTTTAGGTCAACACTTAGAAATTGATTTAGAGCGTCTAGAACAAAAGGGGTTTGTTGCCTTATCCAAAAAACGCACGCTTATAAATGAAGAATTTAGAAGTATTAAGCGTAAGTTACTAAACAATGCGTTCGGTGGCTTAGCAAAAACTCTAAATCACAGTAACTTAATATTAGTATCTAGTTCTCGCCCGAATGAAGGTAAAACTTTTTGTGCGGTGAACCTAGCGTTAAGTATCGCGCTAGAGAAAGATAAGACTGTGTTGTTAGTTGATGCGGACGTACTTAAACCAAGTGTATCCAAGACATTGGAATTAGGTGCTAATGCCGGGTTAATTGAATACTTGTCTGGTGAAGTCGAGGATGTGTCTTCAGTTATTTACCAAACTAATGTGGAAAACTTGCGAGTGATCCCAGCGGGATTACCTCATTACTTGTCTAACGAATTATTGTCTAGTGACAAAATGCAGCAGTTGTTTGACGAGTTTGCCAGCCGATATCCAGACCGTATTGTTATTTTTGATTGTCCACCGCTATTGGGTGTAAATGAAACGACGGTAATGGCTGAGCAGTGTGGGCAAGGTGTCATTGTTGTTGAAGAGTTTAAGTCCAAGCTGACTGAAGTTAAAAAAGCAGTAGACCTACTGCCTGAAGAGATGGCTGTGGGATTAGTGATGAATAAAGTCATCGACCCATCTGACACTCAAGGGTATGGCTATTATTACGGATCAGGTGCATAAAAATGAACGAAAACAAAGGATGTTGCCAATCTAATTTGCCTAACGCTCGGTTAAGTCGAGTTGCTTTAGCGTTAGTTGGTGTTTCATTTCCTTTGTTTTCTGTTGGCCTAGGTGCAACTGAGTTTGAATGGAAGCCATCGCTATCGGCCTCTTACATACATATTTTAGATGCAGAGCTTCAAGGGTTTAGTCTTACTCAGCCCATTGAAGAGGGGCATCAAGCTTATACCTTATCTCCAACGCTAGCCTTGTCGGCAAAAGGACCCGTTTGGAACGCAAATTGGTCCTTGTCCAGAACCCAAATTCATCAAGTTGAAGACGGCTTTGACGATGATGATTACAA is a window from the Psychrosphaera ytuae genome containing:
- a CDS encoding XrtA/PEP-CTERM system exopolysaccharide export protein; translation: MDNYNKSDFDVKFLILVLTALLMVGCANPLPPASVKPSAIESVDDYYYLIGPGDSVNIFVWRNPEVSGSFVVRPDGMITTSLVEDIKVSGKTPTQLAREIETVLSQYIKSPIVTVSVSGFVGPFTEQVRVIGEALNPMAVNYRQNMTLLDLMIQVGGLTEFANGNGAVLIRVENGVQKEYDIELDDLIQQGDISANVDILPGDIIIIPEDWF
- a CDS encoding XrtA system polysaccharide chain length determinant, with the protein product MQDLQATIQLVFDYLKGIWIKKRYIIISTWLICPIGLILVARMPDVYESNAKVYADTRSMLKPLLRGLTVQTNPDDEINMIARTLLSTPNLEDIARQADLDINANSEAEFRTIVASLRDNISLRPSNRDNIYSIAYEHPDPNKAKQVVLLTLDKFIESALGQNRKDSDTATKFLDQQIEEYARRLAQSEQRVADFKKQYGELLAGDSYYQQRASLASQIESLNLELAEKETQLKSLKSKFSAATPSTDGADSVNIQTQYDQRIAQLQANLDDLQIRFTEQHPDVIQTKERLDVLVAQRKKEIEEMVKGLSSGELASGGLSENAIVQELTIVINNLESNIASLNVRKASYQQKLKSLEEKIELVPDIEAKRTALDRDYGITKRKYEEFLARKESADISRKADLSAEEVQFRIIEPPVVPLEPSGPNRPMFYTVVFIISIGAGVVLAFLTSQLNPVVVNASQLSNVTGRPVLGAVTDINLEAIKKKNRFRVFVFALSTLTVFCIYMAFMATDLVLRTTPIKLVETLL
- a CDS encoding XrtA-associated tyrosine autokinase; translation: MSSIEKAMRKQAEADKNKQNKQNEPANEVRVSVTQDTQIDLKPEGQQVLAEKAPTNEQETLTTEPLINETTQANLDKDPLTLGQHLEIDLERLEQKGFVALSKKRTLINEEFRSIKRKLLNNAFGGLAKTLNHSNLILVSSSRPNEGKTFCAVNLALSIALEKDKTVLLVDADVLKPSVSKTLELGANAGLIEYLSGEVEDVSSVIYQTNVENLRVIPAGLPHYLSNELLSSDKMQQLFDEFASRYPDRIVIFDCPPLLGVNETTVMAEQCGQGVIVVEEFKSKLTEVKKAVDLLPEEMAVGLVMNKVIDPSDTQGYGYYYGSGA